The following are encoded together in the Gammaproteobacteria bacterium genome:
- a CDS encoding LysR family transcriptional regulator: MRYTLRQLEIFVATARQENLGRAAASLSLSQSAASGALAELERQFELQLFDRIGKRLQLNESGRRLLPAAEELLVRARELEQSFGHRGEAGSLRVGATLSIGNYLAVPVMTRYMAAHPNTQITLDVANTASIVAKVARFELDIGLIEGEIRHPELEVIPWRDDELVVFCAPDHPLAKKPRLGERQLLGARWILREPGSGTRQTFDRAMHGLLPRLNVLFELQHTEAIKRAVESGIGIGCLSRATLVEAFRRGSLVPLSVPGRDFSRRFYFILHQRKYRSAGIARWMELCRETL; encoded by the coding sequence ATGAGATACACCCTGCGCCAGCTCGAGATATTTGTCGCGACCGCGCGCCAGGAAAACCTGGGGCGCGCCGCCGCCAGCCTGTCGCTGTCGCAATCGGCCGCCAGCGGCGCCCTTGCGGAGCTCGAACGCCAGTTCGAGCTGCAACTGTTCGACCGCATCGGCAAGCGCCTGCAACTGAATGAATCGGGTCGCAGGCTGCTGCCGGCAGCCGAGGAGCTGCTGGTTCGAGCCCGCGAACTGGAGCAATCCTTTGGACACCGGGGCGAGGCGGGTTCGCTCCGCGTGGGCGCCACGCTCAGCATCGGCAACTACCTTGCCGTGCCGGTCATGACGCGCTACATGGCAGCTCACCCGAATACACAGATCACCCTGGATGTGGCCAACACCGCCAGTATCGTCGCCAAGGTGGCACGCTTCGAGCTCGATATCGGGCTGATCGAGGGCGAGATCCGCCATCCCGAACTCGAAGTCATTCCCTGGCGCGACGATGAACTGGTGGTGTTCTGCGCGCCCGACCACCCGCTGGCAAAAAAACCCCGGCTGGGCGAACGTCAATTGCTGGGGGCACGGTGGATCCTGCGCGAACCGGGCTCGGGTACGCGCCAGACTTTCGACCGCGCGATGCACGGGTTGCTGCCGCGCCTGAACGTGCTGTTCGAATTGCAGCACACGGAAGCCATCAAACGCGCGGTCGAGAGCGGTATCGGCATCGGCTGCCTGTCACGGGCAACTCTCGTCGAGGCCTTCCGGCGCGGCAGCCTGGTGCCGCTGTCGGTCCCGGGGCGTGATTTCAGCCGTCGCTTCTATTTCATCCTGCACCAAAGGAAATACCGCAGCGCCGGCATCGCACGCTGGATGGAGCTCTGTCGCGAGACGCTATGA
- a CDS encoding nuclear transport factor 2 family protein yields MDTVTANKRIVTRYFDIISGRRTDLRLEDCFTADARWHVPFSNPMIKPNPKCGLAGVMEVLSSGVAIYQAGSLDIRIESMTGDQEDVAVQLTFIARLANGAPYDNRYFFRFRLEGERIAEVWEYLDTLHQQHQGAFAHLP; encoded by the coding sequence ATGGACACCGTCACCGCCAACAAGCGGATCGTCACCCGCTATTTCGACATCATTTCAGGACGACGCACGGATCTGCGTCTCGAGGATTGCTTCACCGCCGACGCGCGCTGGCACGTGCCGTTCAGCAATCCGATGATCAAGCCAAATCCCAAATGCGGACTCGCCGGGGTCATGGAAGTGCTGAGTTCGGGCGTCGCCATCTATCAGGCGGGCAGCCTGGACATCCGTATCGAATCGATGACCGGTGACCAGGAAGACGTGGCGGTGCAGCTCACGTTCATCGCAAGGCTCGCCAATGGCGCGCCCTACGACAATCGCTATTTCTTTCGCTTCCGTCTCGAGGGGGAGCGTATCGCGGAAGTGTGGGAATACCTCGACACGCTGCATCAGCAACATCAGGGCGCGTTTGCGCACCTGCCATAG
- the glcE gene encoding glycolate oxidase subunit GlcE, producing the protein MADRDCSESLREQVADALERQAALRIHAADTRAFYGRALRGEALDVSGHRGIVDYQPSELVVTVRAGTPLDELEAELGRHGQMLAFEPPRFGASTIGGAIATAMSGPRRPYAGAARDFVLGVRCLNGRAELLSFGGRVMKNVAGYDVSRLMTGAFGTLGVLLDISLKVLPLARQELTLERQCEPGEAIRLLNAWAGMPLPLSASAHDGEVLRVRLSGADSAVRAASASLGADDCREQPGYWQRLRDQRLPFFGGNGRLWRLSVPPACAPLPLAGKQYIEWGGALRWLFSDEDAATVRDAVGALGGHATLYRGARDDEPVFHPLAPAMMQLQRRIKQAFDPAGILDPGRMYLEI; encoded by the coding sequence ATGGCGGACCGCGACTGCAGCGAGTCGCTGCGCGAGCAGGTGGCCGATGCGCTGGAGCGACAGGCGGCGCTGCGCATCCACGCTGCCGATACCCGGGCGTTTTACGGGCGGGCGCTCCGTGGTGAGGCGCTCGATGTCAGTGGGCATCGTGGCATTGTCGATTACCAGCCGAGCGAGCTGGTGGTGACGGTGCGCGCGGGAACCCCGCTCGATGAACTCGAAGCCGAACTCGGGCGCCACGGCCAGATGCTGGCCTTCGAACCGCCGCGCTTTGGCGCCTCGACCATTGGCGGTGCCATCGCCACGGCGATGTCCGGTCCAAGACGTCCCTATGCGGGGGCAGCGCGCGATTTCGTGCTCGGTGTGCGCTGCCTGAACGGGCGCGCCGAGTTGCTCTCCTTCGGCGGGCGGGTGATGAAAAATGTCGCGGGATACGATGTGTCGCGGCTGATGACCGGGGCATTCGGGACGCTCGGCGTGTTGCTCGATATCTCGCTGAAGGTGCTGCCTCTTGCCCGGCAGGAACTCACGCTCGAGCGCCAGTGCGAGCCGGGGGAGGCGATCCGGTTGCTGAACGCCTGGGCCGGAATGCCCCTGCCGCTGTCCGCGAGCGCTCATGACGGCGAGGTGCTGCGGGTGCGCCTGAGCGGCGCGGACTCCGCAGTGCGTGCCGCGAGCGCGAGTCTCGGTGCGGATGACTGTCGCGAACAGCCGGGGTACTGGCAACGGCTGCGCGATCAGCGACTGCCGTTCTTTGGCGGGAACGGGCGTCTCTGGCGGCTCTCGGTTCCACCCGCCTGCGCGCCGTTGCCACTCGCTGGCAAGCAGTACATCGAATGGGGCGGGGCGTTGCGCTGGTTGTTCAGCGATGAAGACGCCGCGACGGTGCGTGATGCCGTCGGCGCGCTCGGCGGGCATGCGACGCTGTATCGCGGTGCCCGAGATGACGAGCCGGTATTTCACCCGTTGGCGCCGGCGATGATGCAGTTGCAGCGCCGGATCAAGCAGGCATTCGACCCGGCCGGCATTCTCGATCCCGGTCGCATGTACCTGGAAATCTGA
- a CDS encoding FAD-binding protein, which translates to MPGPWRQTLLRRLRAIVGEDSVLAHAEQLAPYECDGLSAHRQSPLVVVLPDTIEQLQSILRLCHELQVPVVARGAGTGLSGGALPLANGVLLGLAKFNRILDIDAHNRSARVQPGVRNLAISQAVEHLGLYYAPDPSSQIACTIGGNVAENAGGVHCLKYGLTVHNILALEVITIEGERLTIGGNSLDTPGYELLALMTGSEGMLGVIVEVTVRLLPKPHSVRLLLAAFDDVERAGDAVTSIIAAGIVPGGLEMMDNPAIRAAEGFVNVGYPVDAAAMLLCELDGSAEEVEVQARQVGELLVAAGSGDIRVARDERERLAFWSGRKAAFPAVGRIAADYYCMDGTIPRARLGEVLRRIGELSRQHDLPVANVFHAGDGNLHPLILYDAGREGQLARAEAFGARILELCVEVGGTITGEHGVGVEKIDQMCVQFRSAELAQFHALKQAFDPPRLLNPGKAVPTLARCAELGGMHVHGGRLPFPELERF; encoded by the coding sequence ATGCCTGGCCCATGGCGACAGACGCTGCTGCGTCGCCTGCGTGCGATCGTTGGCGAAGACTCGGTGCTCGCGCATGCCGAGCAGCTTGCCCCCTATGAATGCGATGGCTTGTCGGCCCATCGCCAGTCGCCGCTGGTGGTGGTGTTGCCCGACACCATCGAGCAGCTGCAGTCGATACTGCGCCTGTGTCATGAATTGCAGGTGCCGGTGGTGGCACGCGGTGCCGGCACCGGTCTGTCCGGCGGCGCCTTGCCGCTCGCGAACGGAGTATTGCTCGGCCTTGCAAAGTTCAACCGCATTCTCGATATCGATGCGCACAATCGCAGCGCCCGGGTACAGCCCGGCGTGCGCAACCTCGCCATATCACAGGCGGTCGAGCACCTGGGGCTCTACTACGCGCCCGATCCGTCCTCGCAGATTGCCTGCACCATCGGTGGCAATGTGGCCGAGAACGCCGGTGGTGTGCATTGCCTGAAATACGGCCTGACCGTGCACAATATCCTCGCGCTCGAGGTGATCACGATCGAGGGCGAGCGACTGACGATCGGCGGCAACAGTCTCGACACGCCGGGCTACGAACTGCTTGCGCTGATGACGGGCTCGGAAGGCATGCTCGGTGTGATCGTGGAAGTCACGGTGAGGTTGCTGCCAAAGCCGCACAGCGTGCGCCTGTTGCTGGCCGCCTTCGATGATGTGGAGCGCGCCGGCGATGCGGTTACTTCAATCATCGCCGCGGGTATCGTGCCGGGCGGGCTGGAGATGATGGATAACCCGGCGATTCGTGCCGCGGAGGGATTCGTCAACGTGGGCTACCCGGTGGACGCGGCGGCGATGCTGCTGTGCGAACTCGATGGGAGTGCCGAGGAGGTGGAGGTCCAGGCGCGCCAAGTCGGCGAACTGCTGGTTGCGGCCGGCTCCGGCGATATCCGCGTCGCCCGCGACGAGCGCGAGCGGCTTGCGTTCTGGTCGGGGCGCAAGGCGGCATTTCCGGCGGTCGGGCGCATCGCCGCCGATTATTACTGCATGGATGGCACCATTCCGCGGGCCCGGCTCGGCGAGGTGCTGCGGCGCATCGGCGAGCTTTCGCGGCAGCATGATTTGCCGGTTGCCAATGTATTCCATGCCGGTGACGGCAACCTGCATCCGCTGATTCTCTATGACGCCGGCAGGGAAGGACAGCTGGCGCGGGCCGAGGCATTCGGGGCGCGGATTCTCGAACTCTGTGTCGAGGTGGGCGGAACCATCACCGGTGAACACGGTGTCGGGGTCGAGAAAATCGACCAGATGTGCGTGCAGTTTCGCAGCGCCGAACTCGCGCAGTTTCACGCGCTGAAGCAGGCCTTCGATCCGCCGCGCCTGCTCAATCCGGGCAAGGCGGTGCCCACGCTCGCGCGCTGCGCGGAACTCGGCGGGATGCATGTGCACGGGGGGCGGCTGCCATTCCCGGAGCTGGAGCGCTTCTGA
- a CDS encoding M10 family metallopeptidase C-terminal domain-containing protein: MQGGAGNDTLVGGDGFDFLGGGAGIDVLKGGRGADTLAGNDGADVFVFDTALSVNNIDTITDFVSGQDLLRLDDDVFTALSAGVALGAAQLLVAAGATSAHDADDRIIYNTASGALYYDADGAGGTAAVQFAQLGTGTHPGLTAEDFLVVA, encoded by the coding sequence CTGCAGGGCGGCGCCGGCAACGACACGCTGGTCGGTGGCGACGGCTTTGATTTTCTGGGCGGTGGTGCGGGGATCGACGTGCTCAAGGGCGGGCGTGGCGCTGACACGCTGGCCGGCAATGATGGCGCGGATGTTTTTGTTTTCGATACCGCGCTCTCGGTCAATAACATCGACACGATCACCGATTTCGTATCGGGTCAGGATCTGCTGCGGCTCGATGATGATGTATTCACTGCGTTGAGCGCGGGCGTGGCGCTCGGTGCCGCGCAGTTGCTGGTCGCGGCCGGCGCGACCAGCGCCCACGATGCCGACGACCGGATCATCTATAACACCGCCAGCGGCGCGTTGTACTACGACGCAGACGGAGCGGGGGGGACAGCGGCCGTGCAGTTTGCGCAGTTGGGCACGGGAACGCACCCGGGCTTGACTGCGGAGGATTTCCTTGTCGTTGCCTGA
- the glcF gene encoding glycolate oxidase subunit GlcF: METHLADFVRGTAAGDSAEAIIRKCVHCGFCNATCPTYQLLGDELDGPRGRIYQIKQMLEGSEATVRTLRHLDRCLTCRACETTCPSGVEYAKLLDIGREVAVARIGRSPLQRMTRWSLRAVMTRTMVFAALLGLGRAVRALLPAALRALVPSRVAAGEWPAPRHARRMLVLDGCVQPALAPRINAAAARVLDRLGISLVRVAQAGCCGALGHHLDAPAEALGFVRRAIDAWWPHVEQGAEAIVMTASGCGVMVKDYGYLLRDDPVYAGRAARISAMTRDVAEVLMAERGGLAGANRGAGVRVAFHSPCTLQHGQGLVGVVESILGDAGFELTRVADAHLCCGSAGTYSILQPALSGQLRERKLAALQADAPALIASANIGCLMHLQSASTTPVRHWIEVLDEALES; the protein is encoded by the coding sequence ATGGAAACGCATCTGGCCGATTTCGTTCGCGGCACCGCGGCCGGCGACAGCGCCGAGGCGATCATCCGCAAGTGCGTGCATTGCGGCTTCTGCAACGCGACCTGCCCCACGTACCAGCTGCTGGGCGACGAGCTCGACGGGCCACGCGGGCGTATCTACCAGATCAAGCAGATGCTGGAGGGTAGCGAAGCCACGGTGCGCACCCTGCGCCATCTCGATCGCTGTCTCACTTGCCGCGCCTGCGAGACCACCTGCCCATCGGGGGTCGAATACGCAAAGCTGCTCGATATCGGGCGCGAGGTGGCGGTGGCGCGGATCGGGCGTTCACCGCTGCAGCGCATGACTCGCTGGTCGCTGCGCGCGGTGATGACTCGTACCATGGTGTTCGCGGCACTGCTTGGTCTGGGACGCGCGGTGCGCGCGCTGTTGCCGGCAGCTCTGCGGGCGCTGGTGCCGTCGCGCGTCGCTGCCGGTGAATGGCCTGCACCGCGCCATGCGCGGCGCATGCTGGTGCTCGATGGTTGCGTGCAGCCGGCGCTGGCACCGCGCATCAACGCGGCAGCGGCGCGGGTGCTCGACCGTCTCGGTATCAGCCTGGTTCGGGTGGCGCAGGCGGGATGTTGCGGCGCGCTCGGTCATCACCTCGACGCCCCGGCGGAGGCGCTCGGTTTTGTGCGTCGCGCGATCGATGCCTGGTGGCCGCATGTCGAGCAGGGCGCCGAAGCGATCGTGATGACCGCAAGCGGTTGTGGGGTGATGGTGAAGGACTATGGATACCTGTTGCGTGACGATCCCGTTTACGCGGGCAGGGCCGCGCGTATTTCCGCAATGACCCGCGATGTCGCGGAGGTACTGATGGCCGAACGTGGCGGGCTGGCAGGCGCGAATCGCGGTGCCGGCGTGCGGGTGGCCTTCCACTCGCCGTGTACCCTGCAACACGGCCAGGGGCTGGTTGGCGTGGTGGAGTCGATCCTGGGAGATGCCGGTTTCGAGCTGACACGGGTTGCGGATGCGCATCTGTGCTGCGGCTCGGCCGGTACCTATTCGATACTGCAGCCAGCGCTGTCGGGGCAACTGCGCGAGCGCAAGCTCGCGGCGTTGCAGGCCGATGCGCCTGCCCTGATCGCGAGCGCCAATATCGGCTGCCTGATGCATTTGCAGTCGGCATCCACTACTCCCGTGAGGCACTGGATCGAAGTGCTCGACGAGGCGCTGGAGTCCTGA